A region from the Coffea eugenioides isolate CCC68of chromosome 9, Ceug_1.0, whole genome shotgun sequence genome encodes:
- the LOC113782662 gene encoding pentatricopeptide repeat-containing protein At1g06143, which translates to MFPFRNQSMKFVKDVVGGRLVGEKSQLGLFASDFKKCSSLKELEYLYALMIKTNATQDCFLMNQFITASSSIRCTEWVIAAFDQLKDPNTFVYNAVIGAFLCCFHPLRALEMYVDMLKTEVRPTSFTFSSIIKSSTCLKAVDFGDSIHGQVWKCGFETHLHVQTAIIDYYSNFGKVVEARTVFDKMPERDGFAWTTMVSAHVRFGDLSSARKLFDEMPEKNTASWNTMLNGFARIGDVESAKQLFSGIPQKDLISWTTMINCYSQNKHYKEALEIFNEMKDNGISPDEVTMSTIISSCAHLGWLDQGKEIHMYVLQSGLYLDVYIGSSLIDMYAKCGAIERSLVVFFKLSKKNLFCWNSVIEGLAAHGCAKEALVIFHMMEKEKIKPNGITFLSVLTACTHAGLVEEGKSRFLQMTRDLLIPPEIKHYGCMVDLLSKAGLLDEALELIRRMNIEPNSVIWGSLLCGCKLHKNLEIAQMAVDKLMLLEPKNSGYYNLLVSMYAEANRWSEVARIRANMKNLGVEKRYPGSSWIEVEKNIFQFASCDNCHPASEEIYLLLDELVGQLKLTGCGPKFEFIL; encoded by the exons ATGTTTCCATTTCGTAATCAGTCTATGAAATTCGTCAAAGATGTAGTAG GTGGAAGACTCGTGGGAGAAAAAAGCCAACTTGGTCTGTTTGCTAGCGATTTTAAAAAATGTTCAAGCTTGAAAGAGCTGGAGTATCTATATGCTTTGATGATCAAGACAAATGCAACGCAAGATTGTTTCCTGATGAATCAATTTATAACTGCGTCTTCAAGCATTCGTTGTACAGAATGGGTAATTGCAGCCTTTGACCAGTTAAAAGATCCCAATACATTTGTTTATAATGCAGTAATAGGAGCCTTTCTCTGTTGTTTCCATCCACTCCGAGCTTTAGAAATGTATGTAGACATGTTGAAAACTGAGGTCAGACCAACTAGTTTCACGTTTTCATCAATAATAAAGAGCAGCACTTGTTTGAAGGCTGTAGATTTTGGAGATTCTATCCATGGACAGGTTTGGAAGTGTGGATTTGAAACTCATCTTCATGTTCAGACTGCTATTATTGATTATTATTCAAATTTTGGTAAAGTTGTTGAAGCGAGAACAGTATTTGATAAGATGCCTGAGAGAGATGGTTTTGCCTGGACAACAATGGTTTCAGCTCATGTCCGTTTTGGGGATTTGAGTTCTGCTAGGAAGTTGTTTGATGAGATGCCCGAGAAAAATACTGCATCTTGGAATACTATGCTGAATGGTTTTGCGAGGATTGGTGATGTTGAGTCTGCTAAGCAGTTGTTCAGTGGAATACCGCAAAAAGATTTAATTTCATGGACAACCATGATCAACTGCTACTCTCAAAACAAGCACTACAAAGAAGCACTAGAGATTTTCAACGAGATGAAGGATAATGGGATCAGTCCTGACGAAGTGACCATGTCAACAATCATTTCTTCTTGTGCTCATCTTGGTTGGCTAGACCAAGGAAAGGAGATACACATGTATGTTCTGCAAAGTGGATTGTATCTTGATGTTTACATTGGTTCATCACTGATTGATATGTATGCAAAGTGTGGTGCCATAGAGAGATCCCTTGTGGTGTTCTTCAAATTGTCCAAGAAAAACCTTTTCTGTTGGAATTCTGTGATTGAAGGGCTTGCAGCTCATGGTTGTGCCAAAGAAGCTTTGGTGATATTTCATATGATGGAGAAGGAGAAGATAAAGCCAAATGGCATTACCTTTCTTAGTGTTCTTACAGCATGTACTCATGCTGGACTGGTTGAAGAGGGCAAAAGCAGATTTCTTCAAATGACTCGTGACCTTCTCATCCCTCCTGAAATTAAGCATTACGGATGCATGGTTGATCTGTTAAGCAAGGCTGGTTTACTTGATGAAGCATTGGAACTGATAAGAAGAATGAATATTGAACCAAACTCTGTCATATGGGGTTCTTTACTTTGTGGGTGTAAGCTTCACAAGAACTTGGAGATTGCTCAGATGGCTGTTGATAAGTTAATGCTTCTGGAGCCAAAGAATAGTGGATACTATAACCTTTTAGTGAGCATGTATGCTGAAGCAAATCGATGGAGTGAGGTTGCTAGAATCAGGGCAAACATGAAGAACCTTGGAGTAGAAAAGAGATATCCTGGATCCAGTTGGATTGAAGTGGAGAAGAACATATTTCAGTTTGCTTCTTGTGACAATTGTCATCCAGCATCTGAAGAAATTTACCTGCTACTGGATGAATTGGTTGGGCAACTTAAGCTGACTGGTTGCGGACCtaagtttgaatttattttgtga